CTGCTAATAACAAGGGACTGCTAATAACGAGGAACCGGCCCGCTAATAACAAAGGACCGCTAAATAACAATGGACCGCTAATAACAAGGGCCCTAATAACGAGTGACCGCTAATAACAAGGGACTGCTAATAACAAGGGACTGCTAATAACGAGGGATCGCTAATAACGAGGGACCGCTAATAACGAGGGACCGCTAATAACGAGGGACCGCTAATAACAAGGGATCGCTAAGAACAAGGGACCGCTGCCTAATAACGTAATAGTacaatgtactcttatttcttCTTctattttttgtcattttacgtTTTCAATATAATGCCATAATGTGGAAAACGTCGCCAATACCAACATTCACCAAACTGCCAAAAAAAACCATTATAATTTCCCGTTTTTAACAACAccttttaaatgtaaatttttatttttatcgtatTCATTCATCAAGTTTTTTCTCCTAATAATTGCATTTAGATACTTATTAGACTTTTGATTAACACAATACGGGGAAAACAAAATGCCGTTTCCCCTTGTGgcatatatttacattataccATTAGCTTGAGagtaaaacaacaatataagaCGCTCTAACAATGTAAATTGGAACTATTATAGTATTGTTTGTAACAATATGTAATTAACGAACACAactaaaaatgaatatatatatgCTTTTTTTAATCTGCAGTAAAACAAAGGAAATTGTAAGTACTGTATCTTAATTACCTGGTCGGCCTATATATATAAGCTCTGGGAGTAAAGTCGGTAGAAGTCTTTGAGGATATCGTCAGCTTACGGTATTGTTAAGGAAGGCATCATGATGTTGATGGTGTTTATATTGCTGATTTCATTTGTACAGGTACgttattatactgtagattAGATGATGGATGACTTTGAGTTTGGCCTAAAATAGCAGTGGTTTAACCAATTTTGGGGGTGTGGATTAGTTAAATTTTCAACAACCATTGTATTCCACTAAAATaacggtatatatatatatatatatatatatatatatatatatagtatgttTGCCAGCAGATACGGGTGATACCACATACAGTTCTAAACTCATATTGATTCCGgtctcaatttaaaaatgtaaaattcttaaccatttttttaaaattttgtaacGGAAATAGGCCAATCCCGAACACTTGTTTTGAGCATTCAGTATTTTGTTTCTTCGGGTTGATGATAATCAAAATATTCATTTCTATATTTACATAACAAATAAACTTTGTGTTGTAATGTTTTCAGGAGGGCAGTAGCAGACTTACAATTGACGAGAAGCAATTCATTGTAGACATTCACAATGAATATCGAATGAACGTAACGCCAAATGCGGCAGACATGCGCAGACTCGTGAGTATACCAATAATCCTTTACTAATAAGCTTGGTTGCCATTTGGACGCAAAGGCTCAGAAAAacgcaagttgaccaatcactagCAAAAGTTTGGTTGATCCATggtgtcgtgattggtcaaaattacTTGCTCTTACGTTCTATTTGGGAACCAAACGATTAAAGATATCGGCCATTTCAACTTGCACGTGCGATATAGTAACTTTGAACCAACCGCTCGCTACGTCGCTTATGTGAACTGCCGAGTAGAGGTAGGCCTGGCTATGTTCACCATGTAAACCATCGGCAGTTAAATAATAGTTAGTCTGGTTATAATGTAAATGTAGAAGTAGTAGCATATGTTGTTTTAcctttttgtttgtatacttACCTACCACCACTCAATTATTACAAAAGCGGGATTATAATTCGTCccgttttaaaatgtattattacaaaACTAATGTAACTAGGTGTGTAATATTgaactgtttattttatatacaggaGTGGGATGATGAAGTAGCAGCGGTGGCACAGAATTGGGCATCCGGGTGCCCTGGTGGTCATAACAGTAACGAGTATGGAGAGAATCTAGCATTTAGCACTCTGCCTTTCACCGGTAATATAGAAAATCTGTTTAAAGCTGGCCTGAAGGCATGGCATGACGAAGTCGACGACTACAAATACAACACAGGAGAATGTTCTGGAGTCTGTGGCCACTATACACAGGTATTAGCAGCGTTTTATTTACAGTTTGTAACACGTTTGCCAGGTGCCATTTAACACCTGGTTTTTTCAAAAAGAAAATggaaaaagtggaaattttctTCACTTTTGTAGACGATGAAAAAAATTTCCTTAGATAAACGTTCAACTATTATATGGTTATTCTCTTCTTAtttatattgaacatttttgtCCAGTGTTCACATTAAGGCTAAGATTTATGGTTTCCACTTGGACGCAGAGCAACGACGTAGACGCgacgcaagtgatttgaccaatcacaaacaatGAAACTTACTTACTTACCGTACCTTTGTGTCTACGTCCTTtggttgcgtcctagtggaaaccaactTCTGTAATGACTTTTTTAGATGGTTGATACAAGAAGTATAAAGATTGGCTGTGGTACGAATTATGAAGAATGCGCGGGGAGATTTCCTTATACTTTAGTCTGTAACTATTCCCCAGCGTAAGTATACATAcagttatattttgtattacatTAAACTAATAATGTTAACTTcaaaaaataacattgtatGTAATTATATGGTAGAGCcgatactttatttttacattttttaaatttatttatttatttattttgcttaAGTGGAAACTACAATGGGAACAAACCTTATCAGAAGGGGAAAACGTGTTCTAAATGTGCCGATGACACTAGATTCTGTGTTGATAAGTTTTGTGGTGAGTTGGAAACTATTATTTTCACTGATAACTCTTGCAGAAATTCAAACGGTTGGTCtgttaaaacatgtttttttaactaATCATTGTGCCAGTTTGATTTGGAATTTCAAAAAGTATTATTTAACTTTATATGCACCACACTATACGCAAGTGGAGCAGTATCCTTCAACTATGACGTTTGCCCCTAAATGGAAGAAGAGGTAGAAAGGAATTTACACCCACAACTAGCATTTTAccttaattaaaatactgtactgtttcaGCAAGTTAAGTCCTGTATTTGAAAGTTTTGATATTAAACAAAACACAATTGTTATTGTGCCTGTATTTAagtgtaataattatttactttttgtttaattttcctTTGTTTAAAAGCTGCTGAATGTTCAGGAAACTGCAGTAAGTAACTGagtttatagtattttttttataactgaTGATGACAGAAGTACTGTAATGTGACGTCACCGATTTGTGGCAAATAAGACACATTTCGAGCAACTGTGTTTGACcaaatgaattgaattgtaatttaatttaattgagtGTTGTTGTGGTGATGATCATGCAGCGGACGAGgaataaaaattgatatttcTTGTCTTTAAATCCAAATTAGAGTGTAAGAGAAAATGTAAGAAGGGCGAACTGGACAAGAAGACGTGCACCTGCAACTGCTACAAAAAGAAAGGTTATTACGGCTCGTTCTGTAAACGTAAGTGTATCATTGTTTTTGCGAAAACGTATTTAAGCCGATTTTCTACCAGGCGAaattgttcgcgcgaatcgaaagcgtcagttTGAGTAGAGAAGGATTTAGAAGATGGAAACATGCGTATAGCCATCAAGCATAAGTTTTTACCTTGCCAAGCttacaatttttgtttgtaataacaataactatgcctaattaatatttcaatcacTGTAGAGAAATGCAAGAATACCGACGAGTGCATCAACAGGGGCTACGATACCTGGCCTGACGAAAATGTTTGCGTCGGTGATTATTTCACTGACTTGTGTCCTCTGAAATGCCATCCAGATTGCGGTAAGATGCATTTACATATTATGAACCTTTTTAGCCGGTTTCTTCATTATATTCTTATTTATAAAGAAAACTTCAAATTTAACCGTAAACTGTGCTAATGACAATGATTGTAAGCCTACTAATAAATGGTCACGATTAAAACATCGTTCAAATACAGCTAATTATCATGATGGTGATGATAACAAAAAAGTGCATTTTGATTCATTTGTAAAAATTGTCACTTTGGGACAAACTAATTAGCCTCATTATGAGTTACGCGCGGGAGTTATCACGTGATGATGAGCAATTAAGAAAAACTAAATGGTTATGATACCTTAGGGGATACAAACACAATGTATTTGAATAAATCAATTCATCTGACTCTATAATAGCATTTTGATGATCTAATTTAGtcaattaattataaatgacTTATTCAGAACATCTGTAGTTTCGTTAGAAACTGATGTCGTTTAGCGAGTTGACCATCACAAGCTGCAGATCGGATTATCCACTTGTGCTTGGTCAACtagcttgcgttgcgcttaacGTTCTAAACTAATCTTAAGTTGACTCGACTAAGGTATGACGTCATTATTATTTTCGATtaagtaaattaaatattatccaTATCCTTTACTCCtgattcataattatttcaatcTTACAGAATACTTCAAAAACAAGAAAGGTTAATTTGATCCGGATAGGAATTCGTATGCCTACCTATGATGGATGATGTACAATGATGTAGGCCTCCATCAAATAACAACATGTCAATTTACTTAATTCGTAGGCCTACCTATGATGGATGATGTACAATGATGTAGGCCTCCATCAAATAACAACATGTCAATTTACTTCTTGTTAtcatttgttaatattatataattattataattcttTAATTATTGAGTTGTTAGTTACTTATGAAATTTAAATCTGAAACTCTAATTAATTAGTCGGGTATAATAAAGAATTATTAGACTAGATAAGATTTTGAACAACATTATAGGCCTGCAGTAACATTTAATTTCCTATACgggtaaaacatttaaaaccaaAAATGCTATACAAAgatttgtaaaaatgtttttgttttggaaaTTTTCCGATTTGTAAACTTGTTATGAAACCCCCTTGgaaataatcattaaaaaatcaaaaatgAAAGTTACTATTTATCATGTCCAGTTTTGTCACTATGTTCATAAATATAGCTAACGGTGTGACAACACTAAATGAGAATGTACTTttacttttc
This region of Antedon mediterranea chromosome 8, ecAntMedi1.1, whole genome shotgun sequence genomic DNA includes:
- the LOC140057811 gene encoding GLIPR1-like protein 1, with the translated sequence MMLMVFILLISFVQEGSSRLTIDEKQFIVDIHNEYRMNVTPNAADMRRLEWDDEVAAVAQNWASGCPGGHNSNEYGENLAFSTLPFTGNIENLFKAGLKAWHDEVDDYKYNTGECSGVCGHYTQMVDTRSIKIGCGTNYEECAGRFPYTLVCNYSPAGNYNGNKPYQKGKTCSKCADDTRFCVDKFCAAECSGNCKCKRKCKKGELDKKTCTCNCYKKKGYYGSFCKQKCKNTDECINRGYDTWPDENVCVGDYFTDLCPLKCHPDCEYFKNKKG